The following coding sequences are from one Musa acuminata AAA Group cultivar baxijiao chromosome BXJ2-4, Cavendish_Baxijiao_AAA, whole genome shotgun sequence window:
- the LOC135610718 gene encoding citrate synthase, mitochondrial-like: protein MVFFRSVAALSKLRSRLAHQSTSLGSIRWLQVQSTSDLDLHAQLKDMIPEQQECLKKLKAEHGKVQLGNITVDMVISGMRGMTGLLWETSLLDPDEGIRFRGLSIPECQKLLPAASPGGEPLPEGLLWLLLTGKVPNKEQVDGLSAELQSRAKVPEHVFRAIDALPVTAHPMTQFASGVMALQVESEFQKAYEKGMPKTKFWEPTYEDSMNLIARLPTVASYVYQRIYKDGQIIPADSSLDYAANFSHMLGFDDPKMLELMRLYVTIHSDHEGGNVSAHTAHLVGSALSDPYLSFAAALNGLAGPLHGLANQEVLLWIESLVKECGEDITTDQLKDYVWKTLKSGKVVPGYGHGVLRKTDPRYTCQREFALKHLPDDPFFKLVSKLYEVVPPILTELGKVKNPWPNVDAHSGVLLKYFGLSEARYFTVLFGVSRSIGIGSQLIWDRALGLPLERPKSVTMDWLRTYTKAT, encoded by the exons GATCTTCATGCTCAATTGAAGGATATGATTCCAGAGCAACAg gaATGCTTGAAGAAACTGAAAGCAGAACATGGAAAAGTTCAACTTGGAAATATTACTGTAGACATG GTCATCAGTGGGATGAGGGGAATGACAGGTTTGCTGTGGGAAACTTCATTACTTGATCCTGATGAG GGGATAAGATTCAGAGGGCTTTCTATTCCTGAATGTCAAAAGCTATTGCCTGCTGCAAGCCCCGGTGGGGAGCCATTGCCTGAGGGTCTTCTATGGCTTCTTTTGACCGGAAAG GTGCCTAACAAAGAGCAAGTCGATGGGCTGTCTGCAGAATTACAGAGCCGTGCAAAAGTTCCAG AACATGTTTTTAGAGCAATTGATGCTCTCCCTGTCACAGCTCATCCAATGACACAGTTCGCTAGTGGAGTTATGGCGCTTCAG GTTGAAAGTGAATTTCAAAAGGCATATGAGAAAGGGATGCCAAAAACAAA GTTTTGGGAGCCAACATATGAAGATTCTATGAATTTGATTGCTCGGCTTCCAACAGTGGCTTCCTATGTCTACCAGAG AATTTATAAGGATGGTCAAATCATACCTGCCGATAGTTCTTTGGATTATGCAGCAAATTTTTCTCACATGCTTGGGTTTGATGATCCCAAAATGCTTGAGTTGATGAGACTGTATGTAACTATACACAG CGATCACGAAGGTGGAAATGTTAGTGCACATACTGCTCATCTG GTCGGCAGTGCTCTTTCAGATCCTTACCTTTCGTTTGCAGCTGCACTGAATGGTTTAGCTGGACCGCTTCATGGCTTAGCTAATCAG GAAGTTCTTCTGTGGATAGAATCACTTGTCAAAGAATGTGGAGAGGACATTACAACTGATCAGTTGAAGGACTATGTTTGGAAAACATTAAAAAGTGGCAAG GTTGTCCCTGGTTATGGGCATGGAGTTCTACGGAAGACAGATCCAAGATATACATGCCAAAGGGAATTTGCATTAAAGCACTTGCCCGATGATCCATTTTTCAAGCTG GTCTCGAAGTTGTATGAAGTCGTTCCTCCTATACTTACTGAGCTAGGCAAG GTCAAAAACCCATGGCCCAATGTTGATGCTCATAGTGGAGTTCTACTGAAGTATTTTGGATTATCTGAAGCAAG GTATTTCACTGTTCTATTTGGAGTCTCAAGAAGCATCGGGATAGGCTCCCAG CTCATATGGGACCGAGCACTTGGTTTACCACTCGAGAGACCAAAGAGCGTCACCATGGATTGGCTTCGAACTTATACGAAGGCTACGTGA
- the LOC135608791 gene encoding exopolygalacturonase-like, whose protein sequence is MEIVKQMLLLLLCFPCHGMGTTAGSGKDKSSGTFDVKDFGAKANGMSDDSKAFLAAWDAACKSSGKVKILVPSGTYLLNPVKFSGPCRDTDILQGTLKATTDLNKFGNGEGWVQFGRVDGLTVTGGGTFDGQGAVTWPYNKCPKENCKVLPTSVKFVNTNNTIVKDITSLNSKFFHMALLGCHNFKGSGITITAPATSPNTDGIHLEGNSGVTIASSKIRTGDDCVSIGHGNSFVTISGITCGPGRGISVGSLGRYKDEEDVQNIVVKDSKLIGTMNGVRVKTWANSPVKTSAINMTFENLVMRNVGNPIVIDQTYCPYDKCDNSAWSKVKLSDIHFRNIKGTTTSPVAVTLKCSKGMPCEKLSLHDVNLQHAGPGNISSACLNVKAEYSGTNNPPPCE, encoded by the exons ATGGAGATCGTGAAGCagatgttgttgctgctgctgtgctTCCCATGCCATGGCATGGGAACAACAGCGGGTTCGGGGAAGGACAAGAGCTCGGGCACCTTCGATGTCAAGGATTTCGGTGCCAAGGCTAATGGCATGAGTGATGATAGCAAG GCGTTCCTGGCAGCTTGGGATGCAGCTTGCAAGTCATCTGGTAAGGTGAAGATTTTGGTGCCCAGCGGCACATACCTGCTCAATCCTGTTAAGTTCAGCGGCCCCTGTCGAGAT ACAGACATTTTGCAGGGCACGTTGAAGGCAACGACGGACTTGAACAAGTTCGGGAACGGCGAGGGCTGGGTGCAGTTTGGACGGGTCGACGGGCTGACCGTGACCGGTGGCGGGACCTTCGACGGCCAGGGCGCCGTCACCTGGCCCTACAACAAGTGTCCCAAGGAGAACTGCAAAGTCCTACCAACC TCGGTGAAGTTCGTGAACACCAACAACACGATCGTGAAGGACATCACCTCGCTCAACAGCAAGTTCTTCCACATGGCGCTGCTGGGCTGCCACAACTTCAAGGGGAGCGGCATCACCATCACCGCCCCCGCCACCAGCCCCAACACCGACGGCATCCACCTGGAGGGCAACTCGGGGGTGACCATCGCCAGCTCCAAGATCAGGACCGGAGACGACTGCGTCTCGATCGGCCACGGCAACTCCTTCGTCACCATCTCCGGCATCACCTGCGGCCCTGGCCGTGGCATCAG TGTCGGAAGCCTGGGGAGGTACAAGGACGAAGAGGATGTACAGAACATCGTGGTGAAGGACAGCAAGCTCATCGGGACGATGAACGGAGTGCGCGTGAAGACCTGGGCCAACTCGCCGGTCAAAACCAGCGCCATCAACATGACCTTTGAGAACCTGGTGATGAGGAACGTCGGCAATCCCATCGTCATCGACCAGACCTACTGCCCCTACGACAAGTGCGACAACTCG GCGTGGTCCAAGGTGAAGCTTAGCGACATCCACTTCAGGAACATAAAGGGGACGACGACGTCACCGGTGGCGGTGACGTTGAAGTGCAGCAAGGGGATGCCTTGCGAGAAGCTCAGCCTCCACGACGTCAACCTCCAACACGCCGGTCCCGGGAACATATCCTCCGCCTGTCTCAACGTCAAGGCAGAGTACAGTGGCACAAACAACCCCCCACCGTGCGAGTAA